From the genome of Streptomyces ficellus:
GACGGCGGCCTGGCCGCCCACCTCAACGTCTGCCGCCACCGCGGCACCCGCCTGGTGTCCGCACCCGAGCCGGAGGGCAAGGCCATCCGCTGCCCGTACCACGGCTGGACGTACAAGCTCGACGGCCGCCTCGTGGGCGCGCCGGAGGCCCGCCAGATCCCCTGCCTGGACAAACCGAAACTCGGACTGTTCCCGGTCCGCGTCGAGTCGTTCCTCGGGTTCGTCTTCGTCAACCACGACCCGGACGCCGTGCCGCTGGCCGAGCAGTGCGCCGGGCTCGCCGAGGCCGTCGGCCACTACGCGGGCACCGACCTGGTCCCCGTCGGGCGCGGCCGCATCCACGACCTGGACGGCGCCGAGGTCCAGCAGGCCAACTGGAAGGTGGCCGTCGACAACTACCTCGAGGGCTACCACGTCCCGGTCGCGCACCCGGGCCTGATGCGCCTGCTCGACTACCAGGGCTACACCTGCGAGACCGACGAGTCGTACGCGCTGTTCGCCTCGCCGCTGCGGGACAAGCCGTCGTCGAACTGGCCCGAGCGCCTCTACCAGCGGATCGCCGCTCCCATGCCGGGCCTCAAGGAGGCCGACCGCCGGGTGTGGAGGTACGCGGTGATCTATCCGAACACACTCATCGACTTCTACCCCGACCATGTGCTTGCCTGGACCGCGATCCCCACCGGGGTCGACCGCGTGGCCGTCCCCGGTGCCTTCTACACCCGGCGGGGCACCTCGCTGCGCACCCGTCTCGCGCGGCGGCTCAACATCCACATCGGCTGGATCACCAACGACGAGGACGCCGAGCTCGTGGCCCGCGTACAGAAAGGACTCACGACGCCCGGGTTCGAACCGGGCCCGCTCTCGCGGCGCGAGGCGGCGGTCGGCTGGTTCGCCGGCCGGGTGAGGTCGGATCTCGCCGGCGCCCCCGACGGCGAGCTGCCCTGAGCCCTTCGTACCGCCCGCTCCCTCCCGTTCCTCGTTCCCCGCTCCCCCTTCCCGCTCCCGCCTTCCCGTTCGGCTCCTCCGCCCGGCTCCGGCGCCCGGCCTCCCCACCCGGTGCCTCCGTCACAGGCCGGCCGCAACGCCTCCCCTCCCCCGCTTCCCCGCTTCCCCGCTCAGAGTCCGTTCCGCCCGGACCCCACGGAGAGGACCATCGATGTCCCCCGAGGCACCCACCCCACCCCCGCCCCACCGACACCTGTCCCGCCGATCCCTGCTGCGCACCGGAACCGCGGCGGCGATCGGCCTCGGGCTCGGCACGGCCGCCACCGGCTGCGGGTTCACG
Proteins encoded in this window:
- a CDS encoding aromatic ring-hydroxylating oxygenase subunit alpha, which produces MHPEATAVPPLAPEDDHPGQALAARYYTDPGVAEAETRHIFARSWQLVCHESDLPGPGARLTATAAGREVLVVRTEDGGLAAHLNVCRHRGTRLVSAPEPEGKAIRCPYHGWTYKLDGRLVGAPEARQIPCLDKPKLGLFPVRVESFLGFVFVNHDPDAVPLAEQCAGLAEAVGHYAGTDLVPVGRGRIHDLDGAEVQQANWKVAVDNYLEGYHVPVAHPGLMRLLDYQGYTCETDESYALFASPLRDKPSSNWPERLYQRIAAPMPGLKEADRRVWRYAVIYPNTLIDFYPDHVLAWTAIPTGVDRVAVPGAFYTRRGTSLRTRLARRLNIHIGWITNDEDAELVARVQKGLTTPGFEPGPLSRREAAVGWFAGRVRSDLAGAPDGELP